One part of the Ignavibacteria bacterium genome encodes these proteins:
- a CDS encoding SpoIIE family protein phosphatase produces the protein MRQDDLNDIRGKIIDRKNRLLSLTQKYVSASELMNLLEDVETALMRMDSGTFGTCEVCGDPIEIDSLETDPLVRVCLDHMNTQQQRSLEEDLKLAMKIQRKLLPPLDIKVPGWDISYHYEPSGFVSGDYCDIIIPEEAQDHHYLIMGDVSGKGVAASMLMTHLHAMFHSIIPLKLKSNEIMDRVNRQLCESTASSQFATLILADAFDDGKIEVTNAGHCPPILFSNGNYKELPTNGIPMGVLCGAAYESSFAEMKPGDVLFIYTDGLSEAAKEEEQFETDRILKLGKNFKHMTSRQIVETVKTELNSFLDGTPKADDLTIMVLKKM, from the coding sequence ATGAGACAGGACGACCTAAATGATATCAGGGGAAAGATAATTGACAGGAAAAACAGGCTCCTAAGCCTTACGCAAAAGTACGTCTCAGCCTCCGAACTGATGAATCTGCTGGAGGATGTTGAGACAGCTCTTATGAGAATGGACAGCGGAACCTTCGGAACCTGTGAGGTTTGCGGAGACCCTATTGAAATAGATTCCCTGGAGACCGATCCTTTAGTCAGGGTATGCCTGGACCATATGAATACACAGCAGCAGCGGAGCCTGGAAGAGGACCTGAAGCTGGCCATGAAAATTCAAAGAAAGCTCCTGCCTCCGCTCGATATCAAGGTGCCGGGATGGGATATTTCCTATCACTATGAACCATCCGGTTTTGTCAGCGGGGATTATTGCGATATTATTATTCCCGAGGAAGCCCAGGACCACCATTATCTCATTATGGGCGACGTTTCGGGCAAGGGTGTGGCAGCCTCGATGCTGATGACACACCTGCATGCAATGTTTCACAGCATTATACCCCTTAAACTTAAGTCAAACGAGATAATGGACAGAGTAAACAGGCAGCTGTGCGAAAGCACGGCTTCATCTCAATTTGCCACTCTCATTCTTGCAGATGCCTTTGACGACGGTAAGATTGAGGTTACAAACGCCGGACACTGCCCTCCCATTTTATTCAGCAACGGGAATTATAAGGAACTCCCGACTAACGGAATCCCAATGGGTGTCTTGTGCGGAGCAGCCTACGAGAGCAGCTTTGCTGAAATGAAGCCGGGGGATGTGCTTTTTATTTATACCGACGGGCTTAGCGAAGCCGCTAAAGAGGAAGAACAGTTTGAAACGGACAGGATTTTGAAGCTCGGGAAAAACTTTAAGCATATGACCAGCAGACAAATTGTTGAAACGGTAAAGACCGAACTAAACAGCTTTCTTGACGGCACTCCCAAGGCAGATGACCTGACGATAATGGTACTGAAGAAAATGTGA
- a CDS encoding response regulator transcription factor: MISILLATSSEIVKKGFISLLHNERDMNITRIASTDIEMFDMVLRDNFDVVIMDVDLIGRGPIETLDDLRTIAPFTPVIVLSSVSDDSYLWNIFKAGATGYLKKDAEPQEFRNTIRRVSAMRPSE, from the coding sequence ATGATTAGCATTTTACTGGCTACAAGCTCTGAAATTGTAAAAAAAGGATTCATAAGCCTGCTTCATAATGAACGCGACATGAATATCACCCGTATTGCTTCAACAGATATTGAAATGTTTGACATGGTGCTGAGGGATAATTTTGATGTGGTAATAATGGATGTGGATTTAATTGGCAGGGGCCCTATTGAAACCCTGGATGACCTGCGCACAATTGCACCTTTTACCCCTGTTATTGTGCTCAGTTCGGTATCTGATGATTCATACCTCTGGAATATATTCAAGGCCGGAGCAACCGGATATTTGAAAAAAGATGCCGAACCCCAGGAGTTCAGAAATACTATCAGGCGCGTCTCGGCCATGAGGCCGAGCGAGTAG
- a CDS encoding DUF1232 domain-containing protein produces MDNKEKDFYLRLRGQIKDWFNNKAGRNQKWSEFILLAPDIFHLLYKVARDPEVPMSSKLKIGAAIAYFIAPIDLIPEAFLGPIGYLDDITVAAYALNQLVGDVNPEIIRRHWAGDQDILRLVKTIIVNADLMLGKGIFRKIKKLFGKK; encoded by the coding sequence ATGGACAATAAAGAAAAAGACTTTTACCTCAGGTTAAGAGGCCAGATAAAAGACTGGTTCAATAACAAGGCGGGCCGGAACCAGAAATGGAGCGAATTTATACTCCTTGCGCCCGATATCTTTCACCTCCTCTACAAGGTTGCCCGCGACCCCGAGGTCCCGATGTCGAGCAAATTAAAAATCGGCGCGGCTATTGCATACTTCATTGCCCCGATCGACCTTATACCTGAGGCATTTCTGGGCCCGATAGGATATCTGGACGATATTACCGTGGCAGCCTATGCACTGAACCAGCTTGTGGGAGACGTTAATCCGGAAATTATAAGAAGGCACTGGGCCGGGGACCAGGATATACTCAGGCTCGTGAAGACCATTATTGTAAATGCCGACCTGATGCTTGGGAAAGGGATCTTCAGAAAAATCAAAAAGCTTTTCGGCAAAAAGTAG
- a CDS encoding NADH:flavin oxidoreductase/NADH oxidase yields the protein MESKLFSPLKIRGLAFKNRIFVSPMCQYSSTDGLANNWHLVHLGSRAVGGAALVLSEATSVSPIGRISPGDAGIWSEKHAEAFKPVTDFIKSQGSVPGIQIAHAGRKASTASPFDGGGPLEKGWQTIAPSAIPFDANYPLPKEMDHNDIDAVLLEFSSAARLSLQAGFEVAELHFAHGYLLHEFLSPLSNKRLDEFGGSLENRMRFPLMIAKEVRNLWPVDKPVFVRISATDWTEGGWDLPQSVEFAKKLKEIGIDLIDCSSGAIIPHVKIPAGPGYQVPFSEAIKKETGILTGTVGMITDPQQAEEIIASGKADAVLIARELLRNPYWPLHAASKLGVEIPWPKQYERARFSTRKR from the coding sequence ATGGAATCCAAACTCTTTTCTCCCTTAAAGATCAGAGGCCTGGCATTCAAAAACCGTATATTTGTTTCCCCAATGTGCCAGTATTCAAGCACGGACGGGCTTGCAAACAACTGGCACCTGGTTCACCTGGGAAGCAGGGCTGTCGGCGGAGCGGCTCTGGTATTGTCTGAGGCCACCTCAGTCTCCCCCATTGGCAGGATTTCTCCGGGGGACGCCGGGATCTGGTCGGAAAAACACGCCGAAGCCTTTAAGCCGGTGACAGATTTTATTAAAAGCCAGGGTTCAGTTCCGGGTATACAGATAGCTCATGCTGGAAGAAAAGCCTCCACGGCATCCCCTTTCGATGGCGGCGGGCCTCTTGAAAAGGGGTGGCAGACAATTGCACCAAGCGCTATTCCATTTGACGCTAATTACCCATTGCCTAAAGAAATGGACCACAATGATATTGACGCTGTGCTCCTGGAGTTTAGCAGCGCCGCCAGGCTTAGCCTTCAGGCAGGCTTTGAAGTTGCCGAACTCCATTTTGCACACGGATACCTGCTGCACGAGTTCTTGTCCCCTCTTAGCAACAAAAGATTGGACGAGTTCGGAGGCAGCCTTGAAAACAGGATGAGGTTCCCTTTAATGATTGCAAAGGAGGTAAGAAATCTCTGGCCAGTGGATAAACCGGTTTTTGTCAGAATTTCCGCAACCGACTGGACTGAAGGAGGCTGGGATTTGCCTCAGTCAGTTGAATTTGCAAAAAAACTTAAAGAAATCGGAATAGATTTAATTGACTGCTCTTCAGGAGCAATTATTCCACACGTTAAAATTCCAGCCGGCCCCGGTTACCAGGTCCCCTTTTCAGAAGCAATTAAAAAAGAAACCGGCATACTGACAGGCACAGTCGGTATGATTACAGACCCGCAGCAGGCCGAAGAGATCATAGCCTCCGGTAAAGCAGATGCAGTACTCATCGCCCGGGAACTGCTTAGAAACCCTTACTGGCCTCTTCATGCGGCCTCAAAACTGGGAGTAGAAATCCCGTGGCCTAAGCAGTACGAAAGAGCCAGATTTTCAACAAGAAAGAGATAA
- the tsaA gene encoding tRNA (N6-threonylcarbamoyladenosine(37)-N6)-methyltransferase TrmO, producing MKEFILKPIGVLHSEKKYRYETPRQGVLADDTLSVIELEPHLNFEQALKDLEGFDRIWVIYLFHLNPNWKPLVQPPRHSRKKIGVFATRSPHRPNPIGISCVRLEKVEGLRVFITNSDILDGSPVLDIKPYLPYSDSFPESKTGWVKAGLEEMYAVSYSELARKQMSWLKENSGTNLFGFSKLQLEFKPSDNSRKRIRQISPSETAGSYELAYRTWRIYYEVNEKDKRVFIRSIGSGYTDEELSTIQADAYGDKDIHRKFNSVDFNKTDNK from the coding sequence TTGAAAGAATTTATATTAAAACCGATCGGGGTCCTTCATTCAGAAAAAAAGTACCGCTACGAAACTCCGCGTCAGGGCGTTTTGGCAGATGATACTCTATCGGTAATTGAACTTGAGCCTCATCTTAATTTTGAACAGGCATTAAAAGACCTTGAGGGCTTCGACAGAATCTGGGTCATATATTTATTCCACCTGAACCCTAACTGGAAACCGCTTGTACAGCCGCCGAGGCATTCAAGAAAAAAAATCGGGGTTTTTGCCACCCGCTCCCCCCACAGGCCTAATCCCATTGGGATCAGCTGCGTGAGGCTGGAAAAAGTGGAGGGATTAAGGGTATTTATCACAAATTCGGATATTTTGGACGGTTCGCCAGTTCTGGACATTAAGCCTTATCTCCCCTATTCAGATTCATTCCCGGAAAGCAAAACCGGGTGGGTCAAAGCAGGTCTTGAAGAGATGTATGCCGTTTCGTATTCAGAACTTGCACGTAAACAGATGTCATGGCTGAAGGAAAATTCAGGAACTAACCTTTTCGGATTTTCTAAGCTGCAGCTTGAATTTAAGCCTTCCGACAACTCCAGGAAAAGGATCCGCCAGATTTCACCTTCAGAGACAGCGGGCAGCTATGAGCTTGCCTACCGCACCTGGAGAATTTACTACGAAGTTAATGAAAAGGACAAGCGTGTCTTTATCAGGAGCATAGGCTCGGGCTACACAGATGAGGAGCTAAGTACTATTCAGGCTGATGCTTACGGAGACAAGGATATCCACAGGAAATTTAATTCAGTAGATTTTAACAAAACGGATAATAAATGA
- a CDS encoding Gfo/Idh/MocA family oxidoreductase translates to MRIGIIGLGNIAQKAYLPVILNNKDVTPVLCTRNALTLQTLAQKYRVSEVTQSLDELLTMGIEAAFIHSSTESHVPIAEKLLKSNIPVFVDKPFSYNYGEAEKLVELSEKKGVVLFTGFNRRFAPMYSSLKDAVPPKITIMQKNRVSLPGKVRTFIFDDFIHVVDTIRFLSPGLSSDISVNHYKKDGELLHVTVQFTSENYTAIAIMNRNNGISEEVLEVMKEGEKHVVRDLNSKTLFVNSEEKVIKFNDWDTVLFRRGFEEMIRHFLLVVQNKEFSRVPARDALLTHWFCEEIVRKIES, encoded by the coding sequence ATGAGAATTGGCATTATCGGACTCGGCAACATTGCACAAAAAGCATATCTGCCCGTTATACTAAACAATAAGGATGTTACACCCGTACTCTGCACACGTAACGCCCTGACATTACAGACCTTAGCTCAAAAGTACCGTGTTTCTGAAGTAACACAGTCTCTGGATGAACTGCTTACGATGGGAATAGAGGCTGCATTTATCCATTCATCCACAGAATCGCACGTTCCGATTGCCGAAAAGCTGCTAAAAAGTAATATTCCTGTTTTTGTAGACAAGCCCTTCAGCTATAACTATGGTGAAGCAGAAAAGCTAGTTGAGCTCTCTGAAAAAAAGGGTGTCGTGCTCTTTACAGGATTTAACAGGCGCTTTGCCCCAATGTATTCGTCCCTTAAGGACGCAGTGCCTCCCAAAATCACTATTATGCAGAAAAACCGTGTATCGCTGCCCGGAAAAGTAAGAACCTTCATCTTTGATGACTTTATTCATGTAGTTGACACAATCAGATTCTTAAGCCCCGGGCTTTCAAGTGACATATCTGTAAATCATTACAAAAAAGACGGGGAGCTCCTTCATGTAACGGTTCAGTTCACATCTGAAAATTATACGGCAATTGCCATTATGAACCGCAATAACGGAATTTCTGAAGAAGTGCTGGAAGTTATGAAAGAAGGTGAAAAGCACGTAGTAAGGGATCTGAATTCAAAGACACTTTTTGTAAATAGCGAAGAAAAGGTGATAAAATTCAATGACTGGGATACTGTATTGTTTAGAAGGGGCTTTGAGGAGATGATCAGGCATTTTCTGCTGGTTGTACAGAATAAGGAGTTCTCGCGT